In Zingiber officinale cultivar Zhangliang chromosome 3B, Zo_v1.1, whole genome shotgun sequence, a single window of DNA contains:
- the LOC122056293 gene encoding splicing factor 3B subunit 1-like → MDNLDEEIAKAQEERRKMEDVAMLTSVTFDSDLYGGGPDRFEGYERSIAVNDEEEEQDGDSRELARRMASYTGPKSLKEIPRVSDGDEDSGFKKPQRIIDREDDYRRRRLQRIISPDRNDPFASGEATPDPAVRTYADVMREQALQRQKEDILKEIAKKKEEEKEKAAAEPAPTAQKRRNRWDQSQEADGGAAKKAKPSSVSSDWDAPDSTPGIGRWDATPTPGRVADATPSISRRNRWDETPTPGRLADADATPAAGGVTPGATPAGMTWDATPKLAGLATPTPKRQRSRWDETPATMGSATPLPGAVTPAAAFTPGVTPVGGVDLATPTPGAINLRGAMTPEQFNLLRWERDIEDRNRPLTDEELDAMFPQEGYKILNPPASYVPIRTPARKLLATPTPMGTPLYSIPEENRGQQFDVPKEAPGGLPFMKQEDYQYFGALLNEEEEEQLSPEEQKERKIMKLLLKVKNGTPPQRKTALRQLTDKSREFGAGPLFNKILPLLMQPTLEDQERHLLVKVIDRILYKLDELVRPFVHKILVVIEPLLIDEDYYARVEGREIISNLSKAAGLATMIAAMRPDIDNIDEYVRNTTARAFSVVASALGIPALLPFLKAVCQSKKSWQARHTGIKIVQQIAILMGCAVLPHLRSLVEIIEQGLSDENQKVRTITALSLAALAEAAAPYGIESFDSVLKPLWKGIRSHRGKVLAAFLKAIGFIIPLMDAVYASYYTKEVMIILIREFQSPDEEMKKIVLKVVKQCVTTEGVESDYIRNDILPEFFRNFWVRRMALDRRNYKQLVETTVEIANKVGVADIVGRIVEDLKDESEPYRRMVMETIEKVVANLGASDIDARLEELLIDGILYAFQEQTSDDANVMLNGFGAVVNALGQKVKPYLPQICGTIKWRLNNKSAKVRQQAADLISRIAIIMKQCKEEQLMGHLGVVLYEYLGEEYPEVLGSILGALKAIVNVIGMTKMTPPIKDLLPRLTPILKNRHEKVQENCIDLVGRIADRGAEFVPAREWMRICFELLEMLKAHKKGIRRATVNTFGYIAKAIGPQDVLATLLNNLKVQERQNRVCTTVAIAIVAETCSPFTVLPALMNEYRVPELNVQNGVLKSLSFLFEYIGEMGKDYIYAVTPLLEDALMDRDLVHRQTAASAVKHMALGVAGLGCEDALVHLLNYVWPNVFETSPHVINAVMEAIEGMRVALGAAVILNYCLQGLFHPARKVREVYWKIYNSLYIGSQDALVAGYPTLEDDGNNLYSRPELAMFV, encoded by the coding sequence ATGGATAATTTGGACGAGGAGATCGCCAAGGCGCAGGAGGAACGACGGAAGATGGAAGATGTTGCTATGCTCACCTCCGTCACCTTCGACTCCGACCTTTACGGCGGGGGCCCCGACCGTTTCGAGGGCTACGAGCGCTCCATCGCCGTCAACGACGAGGAGGAGGAGCAGGACGGCGACAGCCGCGAGCTAGCTCGCCGGATGGCCTCCTACACCGGCCCCAAGTCTCTCAAGGAGATCCCCAGGGTGTCGGATGGCGACGAAGATTCGGGGTTCAAGAAGCCGCAGCGGATCATCGACCGGGAGGATGACTACCGGCGCCGGAGGCTTCAGAGGATCATTTCACCTGATAGGAACGATCCATTTGCCTCCGGGGAAGCTACGCCAGACCCCGCAGTTAGGACGTATGCAGATGTGATGCGGGAGCAGGCCTTGCAGCGACAGAAAGAGGACATTTTGAAGGAGATAgctaagaagaaggaggaggagaaggagaaggctgCTGCTGAGCCAGCCCCTACGGCGCAGAAGAGGAGGAACAGGTGGGACCAATCCCAGGAGGCTGATGGAGGCGCTGCCAAGAAGGCAAAGCCAAGCTCGGTGTCATCTGACTGGGATGCTCCCGATTCCACCCCTGGGATTGGGCGGTGGGATGCAACACCGACTCCGGGGAGGGTTGCGGATGCAACGCCTTCTATCTCACGCAGAAACAGATGGGATGAAACTCCTACCCCTGGGAGACTTGCTGATGCTGATGCTACTCCTGCCGCAGGTGGTGTCACCCCTGGTGCTACGCCAGCTGGTATGACATGGGATGCTACTCCCAAGCTTGCTGGGCTTGCAACACCAACGCCTaagcgccaaaggtcaaggtggGATGAGACTCCTGCAACCATGGGCAGTGCCACGCCATTACCTGGCGCTGTGACTCCTGCTGCAGCATTCACTCCTGGTGTCACTCCTGTTGGTGGTGTTGATCTTGCCACTCCGACACCTGGTGCAATAAACCTTCGAGGTGCTATGACTCCGGAACAGTTTAATCTGTTGCGGTGGGAGAGGGACATTGAGGATAGAAATAGGCCATTGACAGATGAGGAGCTCGATGCTATGTTTCCACAGGAAGGGTACAAGATATTGAATCCTCCCGCATCCTATGTTCCCATCAGGACTCCTGCAAGGAAACTCTTGGCTACACCTACTCCAATGGGTACGCCACTTTATTCAATACCAGAGGAAAACCGTGGGCAACAGTTTGATGTCCCAAAGGAGGCACCTGGGGGCTTGCCGTTCATGAAACAAGAGGACTACCAATACTTTGGGGCTCTACTGaatgaagaagaggaggaacaGCTGTCTCCAGAAGAGCAGAAGGAAAGAAAGATCATGAAGTTATTGCTGAAGGTGAAGAATGGTACTCCTCCACAGAGGAAAACAGCCCTGAGACAACTTACAGATAAGTCCAGAGAGTTCGGAGCTGGCCCACTGTTCAACAAAATTCTGCCTTTGCTCATGCAGCCGACACTTGAAGATCAAGAGCGTCATCTTCTGGTAAAAGTTATTGACAGGATTCTATATAAGTTGGATGAGTTGGTCAGGCCTTTTGTTCATAAGATCCTTGTGGTTATAGAGCCTCTTCTAATTGATGAAGATTACTATGCCCGTGTTGAAGGAAGAGAGATAATCTCCAACCTCAGCAAAGCAGCAGGTCTTGCAACTATGATTGCTGCCATGAGGCCGGATATTGATAATATAGATGAGTACGTGAGGAATACAACAGCACGAGCTTTCAGTGTTGTGGCTTCTGCTTTAGGTATTCCTGCTTTGTTACCATTTCTGAAGGCTGTTTGTCAGAGTAAGAAATCTTGGCAAGCACGGCACACTGGGATTAAGATTGTCCAGCAGATTGCTATTCTCATGGGATGTGCTGTGCTGCCACATCTTAGGTCTCTGGTGGAAATTATAGAGCAGGGTCTTAGTGATGAGAACCAAAAGGTGAGAACAATTACTGCCTTGTCTCTTGCAGCACTTGCAGAAGCAGCTGCTCCTTATGGCATTGAAAGCTTTGATTCAGTGTTGAAGCCTCTTTGGAAGGGTATCAGGTCTCATCGTGGAAAGGTTCTTGCTGCCTTCCTGAAGGCGATTGGTTTTATTATCCCTCTGATGGATGCTGTTTATGCAAGTTACTATACTAAAGAAGTCATGATTATCCTTATCCGTGAGTTCCAGTCACCTGATGAAGAAATGAAGAAGATTGTGCTGAAAGTTGTCAAGCAGTGTGTAACTACAGAAGGGGTTGAGTCTGACTACATCCGCAATGATATTCTTCCTGAGTTTTTTAGGAATTTCTGGGTTAGGAGGATGGCACTGGACCGTAGGAACTACAAGCAGCTTGTGGAGACAACTGTAGAAATTGCAAATAAGGTTGGTGTGGCAGATATTGTAGGGAGAATAGTGGAGGATCTCAAAGATGAGAGTGAACCTTATAGGCGTATGGTGATGGAGACAATTGAAAAGGTGGTGGCTAACTTGGGAGCATCAGACATCGATGCTAGATTAGAAGAACTTCTTATAGATGGGATTTTGTATGCCTTCCAGGAGCAGACAAGCGATGATGCAAATGTTATGCTTAATGGATTTGGTGCAGTGGTCAATGCTTTGGGCCAGAAGGTCAAGCCTTATCTTCCACAGATTTGTGGTACCATAAAGTGGCGGTTGAAcaacaagagtgccaaagttagGCAGCAAGCTGCAGACCTGATATCACGGATTGCCATCATCATGAAGCAGTGCAAGGAAGAACAGCTGATGGGCCATCTGGGTGTTGTCCTGTATGAGTATCTGGGAGAAGAATACCCTGAAGTCTTAGGTTCCATCTTGGGAGCACTTAAAGCTATAGTCAATGTCATCGGTATGACTAAGATGACACCACCTATTAAGGATCTACTTCCTCGTTTGACACCAATCTTGAAAAACAGACATGAGAAGGTGCAGGAGAATTGCATTGATCTCGTTGGTAGAATTGCAGACCGTGGAGCTGAATTTGTGCCAGCTAGGGAGTGGATGAGGATTTGTTTTGAGCTTCTTGAGATGTTGAAGGCTCACAAGAAGGGGATCCGAAGAGCTACAGTCAACACTTTTGGTTATATTGCAAAGGCAATCGGGCCACAAGATGTTCTTGCAACACTTTTGAACAATTTGAAAGTTCAAGAGCGTCAAAACCGTGTGTGTACTACTGTGGCTATTGCTATAGTTGCTGAAACATGCTCGCCTTTCACTGTTCTCCCGGCTCTGATGAATGAATACCGTGTTCCTGAGCTGAATGTGCAGAATGGAGTTCTTAAatcactctctttcctctttgaGTACATTGGTGAGATGGGTAAAGACTACATATATGCTGTTACCCCATTGTTGGAGGATGCTTTGATGGACAGGGATCTGGTTCATCGTCAGACTGCTGCTTCTGCTGTTAAGCACATGGCTCTTGGAGTTGCTGGTTTAGGTTGTGAGGACGCACTTGTCCACTTGCTTAATTATGTCTGGCCCAACGTTTTCGAGACTTCTCCTCACGTTATTAATGCTGTGATGGAGGCTATTGAAGGAATGAGGGTTGCACTTGGTGCAGCTGTCATTCTAAATTACTGCCTTCAGGGTCTTTTTCACCCTGCAAGGAAAGTTAGGGAGGTCTACTGGAAAATTTACAATTCTCTTTACATTGGCTCCCAAGATGCTTTAGTAGCTGGTTATCCCACACTAGAAGATGATGGAAACAATTTATATAGCCGACCAGAGCTTGCAATGTTCGTCTGA
- the LOC121968179 gene encoding uncharacterized protein LOC121968179, with the protein MEFLKSIRFPIFGKLRWRKDTDRERDQSSEPKEDTLDATPKLAASDRLSEEGEDDDDDDFITNEVKRRLEQLRKNSFLVLIPEEEFLEGEEEEETSSTGSKESDMGDAYPSFEFEKMYHEYTERMLFFDQYITKHLKEPAWLGTPNQSLRPTPKKMVLCLSNISLKRQDEHTKEYELEQLDQDDPCQNLEVAYVAQVSLTWEALYCQYMQLNRRIIWQPEHCGSYGYAAQAFQQFQVLLQRFIENEPFDQGSRVEIYAHSRGLHSKFLQVPNFLDLEKKENLDDYWDEPVPATVLIKIMGDCILTFLHFLKIDKKKPSSFFSTHSARGSPQQVQASLVKDMKVKELFKRKKAWKKKAWPSTMEEVDFLFALIDIKVVSRVLRMAHLSKEQLSWCEEKMSKLDLLNSKLCRDGFPLLFPY; encoded by the exons ATGGAATTCCTTAAATCAATAAGATTTCCCATTTTCGGTAAGCTTAGGTGGAGAAAAGATACGGATCGCGAGCGTGATCAGTCGTCGGAGCCCAAGGAAGATACCTTAGACGCAACGCCGAAGCTCGCTGCTTCTGATCGCCTTTCCGAAGAAGGCGAGGATGACGATGACGATGATTTCATCACGAATGAGGTGAAGAGGCGGCTGGAGCAACTGAGGAAGAACAGCTTCTTGGTCCTTATACCGGAAGAAGAGTTCCTGGAGggcgaggaagaagaggagactAGCTCGACCGGATCGAAGGAGTCGGACATGGGCGATGCTTATCCAAGCTTTGAGTTCGAAAAGATGTACCACGAGTACACTGAGAGAATGCTGTTCTTTGACCAGTACATCACCAAACATCTCAAAGAGCCTG CATGGTTGGGTACACCAAACCAGTCACTAAGACCTACGCCAAAGAAAATGGTTCTGTGCCTCAGCAACATCTCTTTGAAGAGGCAAGATGAACACACCAAGGAGTATGAGCTGGAGCAACTGGACCAAGATGATCCATGCCAAAATCTAGAAGTTGCTTATGTGGCACAAGTTTCTTTAACTTGGGAAGCACTTTATTGCCAGTATATGCAGCTGAACCGGAGGATTATATGGCAGCCTGAGCATTGCGGCTCCTATGGCTATGCTGCGCAAGCATTCCAGCAATTCCAGGTATTATTGCAGAGATTTATTGAGAATGAGCCTTTTGACCAAGGATCCAGGGTGGAGATTTATGCCCATAGTCGGGGTTTGCACTCTAAGTTTCTTCAAGTCCCAAATTTTCTAG AtttggaaaagaaagaaaatttggATGATTATTGGGACGAGCCAGTTCCTGCTACTGTACTCATTAAGATAATGGGGGATTGTATCTTAACATTCCTCCATTTTCTGAAGATAGATAAGAAAAAACCCAGTAGTTTCTTCTCAACGCATAGCGCTCGAGGCTCCCCTCAACAAGTTCAAGCCTCACTTGTAAAG GATATGAAAGTGAAGGAACTGTTTAAGAGGAAGAAAGCAtggaagaagaaagcttggccCTCGACCATGGAAGAAGTGGATTTTCTATTTGCACTAATTGACATCAAAGTCGTATCAAGGGTTCTGAGGATGGCCCATCTCAGCAAGGAGCAGCTGTCGTGGTGCGAAGAAAAGATGAGCAAGCTCGATCTTTTGAACAGCAAATTATGCAGGGATGGTTTCCCACTCTTATTTCCATATTGA
- the LOC122056295 gene encoding uncharacterized protein LOC122056295: protein MKTKRKDLDEACDEFMEFSLSSPARKIRRLDPDEFSPIVEEVETASAMEFDDSVSSVSGDDFLPSSESLHKADSPPYPSNDERAIVLYKPVESPIFLSPGSSNLSVRVTSDLIHALKNQVFKPGNQRFQAKDETEAANSSSLALVPWAPSQAAMATEEAEATSMEVEEEVRQVTGYGAGGEGLQQLPQHCMITQVLPNTSNPIMWSW from the exons ATGAAGACGAAGCGGAAAGACTTGGATGAGGCGTGCGACGAGTTTATGGAGTTCTCTCTCTCCTCCCCGGCGAGAAAGATACGAAGATTG GATCCCGATGAGTTTTCACCGATCGTGGAAGAGGTTGAAACAGCATCCGCTATGGAATTTGATGACTCAGTTTCTAGTGTCAGCGGCGACGATTTCCTGCCGAGTTCGGAATCCTTGCACAAGGCGGACTCGCCTCCGTATCCTTCCAACGACGAGAGAGCCATCGTTCTCTACAAGCCCGTGGAGTCACCAATATTCTTGTCCCCTGGTTCATCTAATCTGTCTGTTCGCGTCACCTCGGACTTAATCCATGCTCTCAAGA ATCAAGTTTTCAAGCCAGGGAATCAGAGGTTTCAAGCAAAGGATGAGACGGAAGCTGCTAACTCCAGCTCTTTGGCTCTTGTTCCATGGGCGCCATCCCAAGCTGCCATGGCCACGGAGGAAGCTGAAGCTACATCCATGGAAGTTGAGGAGGAGGTGAGGCAAGTGACTGGATATGGCGCTGGAGGTGAAGGACTCCAGCAGTTGCCTCAGCACTGCATGATCACTCAGGTCCTTCCGAACACCTCCAATCCCATAATGTGGTCGTGGTGA